Proteins encoded by one window of Modestobacter marinus:
- a CDS encoding BMP family lipoprotein, which produces MRGMKAAALLLAGSMALAACASDETDAGSGSGSGDGGSAAGEELMVGLAYDTGGRGDKSFNDSAYAGVEAAIEELGGEVQELSPNDDGSDRAELLTQLAEQGYDPVIGVGFAYGEIIGDIAAEYPETTFAVVDSSVTELGADNLTGLLFAEEEGSFLAGAAAALKSETGHIGFVGGVENPLIQKFEAGYVAGAQAVKPDIIIDTQYISPAGDFSGFGDPARGQIVAQGMFDAGADIVYHAAGGSGQGVFEAAAASGGRAIGVDSDQYETVGDPALQAVIMTSMLKRVDNAVESFITDYSEDAVEGGTDIVNDLSTDGVGLSTSGGQIDDIQAQIDEFKQQIIDGEIEVPAIP; this is translated from the coding sequence GTGCGTGGGATGAAGGCCGCAGCACTGCTGCTGGCCGGCAGCATGGCCCTGGCGGCCTGCGCCAGCGACGAGACCGACGCCGGTTCCGGCAGCGGTTCCGGTGACGGCGGCAGCGCCGCCGGCGAGGAGCTGATGGTCGGGCTCGCCTACGACACCGGCGGTCGCGGCGACAAGTCGTTCAACGACTCGGCCTACGCCGGCGTCGAGGCCGCGATCGAGGAGCTCGGCGGCGAGGTGCAGGAGCTCTCGCCCAACGACGACGGCTCCGACCGCGCCGAGCTGCTCACCCAGCTGGCCGAGCAGGGCTACGACCCGGTCATCGGGGTCGGCTTCGCCTACGGCGAGATCATCGGCGACATCGCCGCCGAGTACCCCGAGACCACGTTCGCCGTCGTCGACTCGTCGGTGACCGAGCTGGGTGCCGACAACCTGACCGGTCTGCTCTTCGCCGAGGAGGAGGGTTCCTTCCTCGCCGGCGCGGCTGCCGCGCTCAAGTCCGAGACGGGCCACATCGGCTTCGTCGGCGGCGTGGAGAACCCGCTGATCCAGAAGTTCGAGGCGGGCTACGTGGCGGGGGCCCAGGCGGTGAAGCCGGACATCATCATCGACACCCAGTACATCTCCCCGGCCGGTGACTTCTCCGGCTTCGGTGACCCGGCCCGCGGGCAGATCGTCGCCCAGGGCATGTTCGACGCCGGCGCCGACATCGTCTACCACGCGGCGGGCGGCTCCGGTCAGGGCGTCTTCGAGGCGGCGGCCGCCTCCGGTGGCCGGGCCATCGGGGTCGACTCCGACCAGTACGAGACGGTCGGTGACCCGGCGCTGCAGGCGGTGATCATGACCTCGATGCTGAAGCGGGTCGACAACGCGGTCGAGTCCTTCATCACCGACTACTCCGAGGACGCCGTCGAGGGTGGCACGGACATCGTCAACGACCTGTCCACCGACGGCGTGGGCCTGTCCACGTCCGGCGGGCAGATCGACG
- a CDS encoding D-alanyl-D-alanine carboxypeptidase family protein, whose amino-acid sequence MRRPLLLRRLVAGLVVAGVLLTPAGPALAESPRPTVDPSAPTPTAPHPDGPPQGSAPDGSTVGGERLDTRGVVTAAGAPPLPEGIDAHGWLVADAGTGAVLGARDPHGRYYPASTLKALTLLTLAPVLDPALVVEGTVEDEAVEGSRVGLVRGGQYPVDLLFRALVMQSGNDVANALARAAGGVGPTLAAMNETAAQLGAYDTVAGTPSGLDVAGQSSSPYDLALVLRQLVTDPYSLDVLQTRTAQMPTVGAYEGYQIQNQNTLLSSYPGTLAGKTGFTDAARHTFVVAAERDGRRLVVSVMQAERRPVHELEQARRLLDWGFAVPAGAEAVGRLVEPGEVAAQLAAAETAEQMAAEKTAAQAAAPAVTAAAPDSPVAAAGSTTDTAPLVPAGLAAGALVIVAATVLGRRRAVRRVAPHEPSPGPPGGR is encoded by the coding sequence ATGCGCCGACCCCTGCTGCTGCGCCGGCTGGTCGCCGGGCTGGTGGTGGCCGGGGTGCTGCTGACCCCGGCCGGCCCGGCCCTGGCCGAGAGCCCCCGGCCGACCGTCGACCCGTCGGCGCCGACCCCCACCGCCCCGCACCCGGACGGGCCGCCGCAGGGCAGCGCGCCGGACGGCAGCACGGTCGGCGGCGAGCGGCTGGACACCCGCGGCGTGGTGACCGCGGCCGGTGCCCCACCGCTCCCCGAGGGCATCGACGCGCACGGCTGGCTGGTCGCCGACGCCGGCACCGGCGCGGTGCTGGGGGCCCGCGACCCGCACGGCCGCTACTACCCGGCCAGCACGCTCAAGGCGCTGACGCTGCTCACCCTGGCGCCGGTCCTGGACCCCGCCCTGGTCGTCGAGGGCACCGTCGAGGACGAGGCGGTCGAGGGCAGCCGGGTGGGCCTGGTGCGCGGCGGTCAGTACCCCGTCGACCTGCTCTTCCGCGCGCTGGTCATGCAGTCGGGCAACGACGTGGCCAACGCCCTCGCCCGCGCCGCCGGCGGGGTGGGCCCGACCCTCGCCGCGATGAACGAGACCGCCGCGCAGCTGGGCGCCTACGACACCGTGGCCGGCACCCCCTCCGGGCTCGACGTCGCCGGGCAGTCCTCCTCGCCCTACGACCTGGCGCTGGTCCTGCGCCAGCTGGTCACCGACCCCTACAGCCTGGACGTGCTGCAGACCCGCACGGCGCAGATGCCGACCGTCGGCGCCTACGAGGGCTACCAGATCCAGAACCAGAACACCCTGCTGAGCAGCTACCCGGGCACGCTCGCCGGGAAGACCGGGTTCACCGACGCGGCCCGGCACACCTTCGTGGTGGCCGCCGAGCGCGACGGCCGGCGCCTCGTGGTCAGCGTCATGCAGGCCGAACGCCGCCCGGTGCACGAGCTCGAGCAGGCCCGGCGGCTGCTGGACTGGGGCTTCGCCGTCCCCGCCGGTGCCGAGGCCGTCGGCCGGCTGGTGGAGCCCGGCGAGGTCGCCGCGCAGCTGGCGGCCGCGGAGACCGCCGAGCAGATGGCGGCGGAGAAGACGGCGGCGCAGGCGGCCGCCCCCGCCGTGACCGCGGCCGCCCCGGACAGCCCGGTGGCAGCTGCCGGCTCCACCACGGACACGGCCCCCCTCGTGCCCGCCGGGCTGGCGGCCGGCGCGCTGGTCATCGTGGCGGCCACGGTCCTCGGCCGGCGCCGGGCGGTGCGCCGGGTGGCACCGCACGAGCCCTCCCCCGGTCCCCCCGGCGGCCGGTGA